A genomic region of Sarcophilus harrisii chromosome 6, mSarHar1.11, whole genome shotgun sequence contains the following coding sequences:
- the LOC100913364 gene encoding mas-related G-protein coupled receptor member X4-like, whose amino-acid sequence MNVSPISDQRGYVHDNATERRVNGTFIPVAPEKLTLNDWMRIPSLLIALAGLVGNGAVLWLLGFRIQRNHLSVYILNLAAADALFLCCSLLNCINRLAHYLFSSVTYCVIIYLRYASYAVGLSLLAAISTERCLSALFPLWYRNRRRKHTSAAVCAVLWALAGLLWVTRFVLCFYLYPDKFCSGIYRVIESVWFTLLSPVLCVSSLTLLLRVQCSSRRRRPPRLYLLVLLTVLVFLLCGLPMGIWSVLYFHFHVDLMPSWLRQLLACVNSSVNPLIYFFLGRRGQKRREPLRVVLRRALEDEREIRDETRDKSNTNSPETSI is encoded by the coding sequence ATGAATGTGTCCCCCATATCTGATCAGCGGGGATATGTTCATGACAATGCGACGGAGAGAAGAGTTAATGGGACTTTCATTCCTGTGGCACCTGAAAAACTGACCCTTAATGACTGGATGCGGATCCCGTCTCTGCTCATCGCCCTGGCTGGGCTGGTGGGGAACGGAGCCGTCCTGTGGCTCCTGGGCTTCCGCATCCAGAGGAACCACTTATCCGTCTACATCCTCAACCTGGCGGCGGCCGACGCCCTCTTCCTGTGCTGCTCCTTGCTGAATTGCATAAATCGGTTGGCTCACTACTTGTTTAGTTCTGTAACGTACTGTGTGATCATCTACCTCAGATACGCGTCCTACGCGGTGGGCCTGAGCCTCCTGGCCGCGATCAGCACCGAGCGCTGTCTCTCCGCGCTCTTCCCCCTCTGGTACCGAAATCGCCGCCGCAAGCACACGTCGGCCGCGGTCTGCGCTGTCCTCTGGGCTCTGGCCGGGCTGCTCTGGGTAACGcgttttgtcctttgtttttatttgtatcctgacAAGTTCTGTAGTGGCATCTACCGTGTCATCGAGTCTGTGTGGTTCACGCTCCTCTCGCCAGTGCTTTGTGTGTCCAGCCTGACTCTGCTGCTGAGGGTCCAGTGCAGCTCCCGGCGCCGGCGGCCCCCCAGGCTctacctcctggtcctgctcacggTCCTCGTGTTCCTGCTCTGCGGCCTGCCCATGGGGATCTGGTCTGTCCTGTATTTCCACTTCCACGTAGATCTCATGCCTTCTTGGCTCCGTCAGCTCCTGGCCTGTGTGAACAGCAGTGTGAACCCCCTCATTTACTTTTTCCTGGGCAGACGAGGGCAAAAAAGGAGGGAGCCCCTCAGGGTGGTTTTGCGCAGGGCCCTGGAGGATGAGCGGGAGATCAGAGATGAGACGAGGGACAAATCCAACACCAACAGCCCTGAGACTTCAATCTGA